The genomic region CCTAGGCTCATCTCTTACGGGAAAGCGACCTATTCTTCAGATGCACGGGTCAAGTTCCGACAACAGTGGACGCCCGTCTcacaagagagagagaagagacgcTCATGGCGGCGGTGCTCTTTTCGATCTCAACATGCCAGCCGAAGTGGCGGACAAGATCTGAAGCTCCAGTATCTGACGGAACATTCCGCTGCAACTGTACAGCTGACCTGTGTTTCTTCAGCTACATAAAGGAATTTGTGTTCTCTTTTGTTGCCCTGGGGCGCTTGCATGCGCCGCAACCTCCCCCGCCCTGGGGCTGTGATCCCGACCCGACCAATAGAGCAAGCAAACTTTCAACTTATCCTCTTGTATATCATGACATGACATGATCCCGTTGTGCATAGCTCCTATAATGCTAAATCTACCTGTTGAGCAAGAAGATAACTTTTTTTGGGAGAGAACTCTAGACATGTTTTACTATGTTTGTGCTGCAAATTGCAATTTATTGTAGAAGTAACTGCTTCAAGCTCTTTGGGACGCTGACTTTCTAAAATTGCAAACTGAATACTACCAGCTGGTTAAAAGTTGGGACTCCGTCTTGTGGTGGTAGTCAACCAGATGAGGTTCTTTAGGTCAGCTGATTGATTCCCATCCAAGCTCGCAAAAGTTTGAATCCTGGGAATGCGTTCCCGCTGAGAAATGCAAGATGCTGCCTGTGGAGGATTGCGGTGCGAGATGCACATCAGCATGTCTGTCGTTGAGGCATGTTTTACCCCGAGATTTTGTCAGCTCTGCTAGCTTCGAACATGCTGCCTTGGAAGTCAAGCTTTGGATTACGTGTTGAAACGTAGCCCCTTGGCTGCTCATGCAAAGGGACAGGCTGCATATGGGGCAAATCTGGCCCTTTTGCTACCGTCAGGGTCCATAGCCTACCGCTAAACAGAATGACGGTAGCATGTACAACCCTATCGTCAAGGTATTCGGCGATAGGCACGAACACGCACTATGTTCAATACTTAGCAAATTTTTGCGGTAGGGGATCTTGGCGGTAGGCAGTTATACCCTACCGTTATGGACCCTCGCGGTAGCAAAAGGATcagatttcaaaaaaaaaattcaaactaagATTAGATCTCGAATAGGTAACGAAAAAGGATCAAAACATGAAAATTTGCCGCATATGGCGACCCGATGGTACCGAGGATGCGCTTGTACCACGCGCATCACCTGAGAATCTACCGGTGCGTGAAAGAACACTCCATGTTGTCCTCTCCCGTGCTTTCCTTTGGATTTGTGTTGTCCCCCATCTCTATTCGCTAGGTATTAGCTATCTAATGGAAAATGCTCGAGCTCCGCACGCCCATTGACTTCCAGATAGGACACCATTGCCACGGTCGTAGCAGTTGGTAAACTCAGCTAGGCGTTTAGCGCGCTCTCTGGCAGCTTGGAAGACCGATGAGAAGAATCTTTCCCGGATCTCGAACTGAGGAGGCTTCAGTAATCAAATGCCGCCGGAGCTGGTTTCCTATGCGCGCTTGCACATCACGCTGCATCGGTGTGGTTCCTTTCCTTGCTTCACCTGCTCTTTCCAGCGGCTATTCTACCACTCGGCACCGGTCCAAGAGCACATGAGACCCCCGGCATGTCTGTCGCCGGGACGGTTCTTTAATCACTCCACTGAGATTCGAATAGCTTCTCTTAATCGAGGCCGCTTTGTCGTTATTACGTACGGGCGCAGCTCCCCTAGGTTGTCATTGACAGCATCATTGGGGATAGACGGGGAGTGTATCTTATCTTACTGCTCATGCTAATGATCATTGTGAACCAAGTGGGACAAGGAACGTCTCCTTTCTTCTTACTCTTCCTCAGTTCCGACAGATACGTCCATTTATGCGACAAAtaattttggacggagggagtaacagatATCCAGAAGCCCTTCATTTGCCAACACATAGCAAAAAACCAGAGAGTGCAAAACTTACTACCAGCAGGAGCATATATACCGAACGTACCTTTTCCGTTAGCCATCAAGTCTCTGTTGTGCGATGCGATAAATACTGCCAGTGCAGAAGCAAGTACCGTCTCTTATCATACACATATATAGCACGATGCACAAAAGATTGGTCCAGCAGAACGAATAGTCGTGCAAGGAAAAAAATGCCCTGGGCTAATAATGCTCTCTAGGTACGTACTACGTGCACCGTGGTGGAGGGCGCGTGCGATTGCGACGTGGGGGCGCCGGGCCGGATCATGCTTGAGGAACAGTTGAGTGAGGGGCGCGACCAAACCCACAGCTAAAACTGCAGTGGGATTCCGTGACAAGCAGCTACATGACATTTGGGGCCCGGACGCCCGGTTAGGGTACATGAGGGATGGGGCTGGGCACGGCATCCACCGAATCCAGCCGGTGCACGCCTCCTatcccatcccatcccatcccatGTAGCGTTTGGCGTGTATGCTGCTTGCCCCAAGGCAAAACCAGCTCTggagtaaattgcacagaagtaccacaattggggcattggaagcagattggtaccaaatttggtaatttttacatgtcagtaccaaaTCTGGGGCTATAcgttacaaaaaggtctaaatcgcgtataaacgcgtattgacagtgtatctgaccggcggggcccgcctgtcagctgCCGACGTGGCATTTTTTTTGCAGATACCCCCCGCACGGCGGCGCCCggtctggatcgaggggaggatcccctcgagcccgagctcctctcGCATCACCGCCGCCCCCGCTCGCGCCGGAGCTGCCCCTGCTCGCGCCGCCGCGGCCTTTGCTCGCGCCGTGGCCTCTCCCCCCTCCGTTGCAGCAGGCGAAGAGCCGATCAATGGCTGTGTCGGTGGGATGGGATCAGAACCGGCCATCCGGCCCGAGCTGCCACCGGTCGGCGTACATGGGCGGTGGGGaggtgggggaggaggaggggctGGGGAAGCCGAGGACgaagccggcggcggcgcggtggtggtggtggtggtggccgacGACGGTGGCGATGGGGCCGAGCGGGTGGTTCTTGCAGCGGCCGACGCCGATGGGCACGTTGCGGAGCGCGCCACCGGCCGTCCAGTAGCAGAACTTGGTCTCCCGGCTCCGGCACCGCGGGCACGGCAGCGGCGCCGCGGCTGCGCGCGTCTCCGCCGACTCCTGCAGCTGCGTCCGCCGCGACGCCTCCGCTCCCTGCTGCTGCTGCGACGAGTCCATGTCCGTCGCCTCCCGCTTGACCGCCGTCGTCGTCCGGTCCGTCTCGCCATGCAGCCGCCGAGGATGACGAGCGCGCAGGCGACGCGGGTGAGCGCCTTGCCGCCGATGGCGTCCAGGAAGAAGGCGCAACAGCGGGCATGAGGggctcgaggggctcctcccctcgatccagatcgagcgCCGCCGTGCGTGAGGACGAAggaggtgcgggggggggggggggggggggtttctgcaaaaaaatGCCACGTCGGCAGCTGAGAggcgggccccgccggtcagatacactgtcaatacgCGTTTATACGCGATTTTGACCTTTTTGTAACGTATAGCCCCAGacttggtactgacatgtaaaaattaccaaacttggtaccaatctacttccaatgccccaattgtggtacttctgtgcaatttactccCAGCTCTGGGACAATTGACACGATCCAACCAAGTGTATGCATCCATGTAACGTAAGCGCTCACATATGGAGTTAGACCATCAATGTACGTGCAGCAATATCTTCTAAACTTTTCTTTTCTAAATCGGAAatgtaatataagagcgtttttttacACTAGTgatatgagacggagggagtaccatataAGCGCGTTTTAGTGTTGATTCATTCATTTCACTCCGTGTGTAATGGAATCGGAAGATGATGACGACGTGCGTCGCACTTCTTTGGGGTTGGGCTGCATGCTTGTTGTATGATGcgattgctttataatataaaacaGGGAAACCTCTTATCGTCAGAACGACATGGGGAGGATCCGAAGatgaaagaaaaaagagaaacaacaacactattggctgcATAACAAAACTACACTTGTCATCATCGTCCGGAGCCGCCACCCGGAGCCACTGacgcaccacctccacctccagggagctgAGCCGCCGTGCAAAGACCAGCAACCCGCCCCAACCCATATAGGGCCCAAAGGGGCCTAGATATGGGCCGAGCGGGCGCCGCTGAACCCGCACCACCACGCCGCCCCACGACCAACAATCGCACCACCGCACTGAGGGCACCCGAGGCTCGCGGGATCCTCGCCGCGAGCCGCACTGCCGCCATCAGGAGACCACTCGCCCCCTTCCACGCGATCAGGAAAGACCGGTCCGCCACCACCAGCACCGCGCGGGCAAGGCCTGACGGTCCACTCCGATGATGGTGGCAGGGGAGACGGACTTGAGGAGAGGGGAGGGGTTCGCCCGTCGCCCAGGGGTGGCGAGCGAGCGAACCGGGGGAGGGGGAAGATGTTGTTCTTCCGCTGCTTTCTGTTAAATTTAATTGAAGCCAACAATTTGCTGGATGTaaaaaaaaacatcttatatttgtgaacagagagTGGTAAAAACTACATTGGAGTTGAACCAACTATTTTTGCGTGTGCACGTAGGATAGGTCTAGCGGGACACGGTCCCGGTCGCTGTGGATATCTTGTGAGCCTGACCGCGGGGTACTACTGGTGTCAGCGAGTAGTAAGATACAGTAGCACATGTGGTGAGCGTGTCACATGACCTGCCAAAGTTGTTTCTCACGGAGGTCAAGCCGCAGCAGCGGAGGTAGCGCATGAGGGCAAAGGAGCGCCTGTTTCGAGGTGAAAAGAGGACAGATTCACCGCAGTCAACAGTGGACGTGTGCCTGTGCCTGCCCATTTCCTTGGCCGCTTTCTCCGGGGTTTTggactccctccctccctctctgcgATCTCCACCGTCCACGCCCCCTGCTCGCTCGTGTCCGGTGCGTAGACACACAGGACGACTTCCATCAATTGCCTCGGCAGCGAGCAGCGTAGCGCAGCAGAGTCTTCACATTCACAGGCA from Triticum aestivum cultivar Chinese Spring chromosome 4A, IWGSC CS RefSeq v2.1, whole genome shotgun sequence harbors:
- the LOC123083724 gene encoding dof zinc finger protein 5-like — protein: MGWGGLLVFARRLSSLEVEVVRQWLRVAAPDDDDKCAHPRRLRARHPRRLHGETDRTTTAVKREATDMDSSQQQQGAEASRRTQLQESAETRAAAAPLPCPRCRSRETKFCYWTAGGALRNVPIGVGRCKNHPLGPIATVVGHHHHHHRAAAGFVLGFPSPSSSPTSPPPMYADRWQLGPDGRF